The Populus nigra chromosome 19, ddPopNigr1.1, whole genome shotgun sequence genome includes a window with the following:
- the LOC133679715 gene encoding xanthine dehydrogenase 1-like isoform X1 codes for MGSLKNEEEMEPIGGESSKDAILYVNGVRRVLSDGLAHLTLLEYLRDIGLTGTKLGCGEGGCGACTVMVSHYNKVLKKCVHYAVNACLAPLYSVEGMHIITVEGVGNRKIGLHPIQESLARSHGSQCGFCTPGFIMSMYALLRSSEVPPTEEQIEECLAGNLCRCTGYRPIIDAFQVFAKTDDTFYTNTSSSSLQSGEFLCPSTGKPCSCKSKSLSGAGTCKQSTANGNKYEPVSYSEVDGSTYTDKELIFPPELLLRKLTALNLNGFGGLKWFRPLKIQHLLELKAKYPDAKLVMGNTEVGIEMRLKRIQYKVLISVAHVPELNVLNVKDDGLEIGAAVRLTELLQMFRKVVNERAAHETSSCKAFIEQIKWFAGTQIKNVACVGGNICTASPISDLNPLWMAAGAKFQIIDCKGNIRTIMAENFFLGYRKVDLASGEILLSIFLPWTRPLEYVKEFKQAHRRDDDIAIVNAGMRVFLEEKGEDLVVSDALIVYGGVAPLSLSAVKTKEFIIGKNWDQELLQGALKFLEIDIFLKEDAPGGMVEFRKSLTLSFFFKFFLWVSQQISMKKSTGIPLSYLSAAQPFQRPSIMGSQDYEIRKHGTSVGSPEIHLSSRLQVTGEAEYADDAPMPSNGLHAALVLSRKPHAKILSIDDSEAKSLPSVAGIFLAKDVPGDNHIGAIIHDEELFATQYVTCVGQVIGVVVADTHENAKLAAAKVVVEYEELPAILSIQEAVDAKSFHPNSEKCLKKGDVDVCFQSGQCDKIIHGEVHVGGQEHFYLETQSSLVWTMDCGNEVHMISSTQAPQKHQKYVAQVLGLPMSKVVCKTKRIGGGFGGKETRSAFIAAAASVPSYLLNRPVKLTLDRDVDMMITGQRHAFLGKYKVGFTKEGRLLALDLEIYNNAGNSLDLSLSVLERAMFHSDNVYEIPNIRILGRVCFTNFPSHTAFRGFGGPQGMLIAENWIQKIAVELNKSPEEIREINFQGEGSILHYSQQLQNCTLGQLWNELKLSSDLLRAHEDVRQFNLQNRWKKRGVAMVPTKFGISFTTKFMNQAGALVHVYTDGTVLVTHGGVEMGQGLHTKVAQVAASAFNIPLSSVFISETSTDKVPNTSPTAASASSDLYGAAVLDACEQIKARMEPVALKHNFSSFAELAGACYMQRIDLSAHGFYITPDIGFDWTTGKGNPFNYFTYGAAFAEVEIDTLTGDFHTRTANIILDLGYSINPAIDVGQIEGAFVQGLGWVAIEELKWGDAAHKWIPPGCLYTSGPGSYKIPSMNDVPFKFSVSLLKGHPNVKAIHSSKAVGEPPFFLASAVFFAIKDAIIAARAEVGHHEWFPLDNPATPERIRMACLDEFSTRFIDSDFRPKLSV; via the exons aTGGGTTCTTTGAAAAACGAAGAAGAAATGGAACCGATTGGAGGGGAATCATCAAAGGATGCGATTTTGTATGTTAATGGAGTTAGACGAGTGTTGTCTGATGGATTGGCCCACTTGACTCTTCTTGAATATCTTAGAG ACATTGGCTTGACGGGGACAAAGCTAGGCTGTGGTGAAGGTGGTTGTGGGGCCTGCACTGTCATGGTTTCTCATTATAATAAAGTGTTGAAGAAATGTGT GCATTATGCAGTCAATGCATGCTTGGCTCCTTTGTATTCTGTAGAAGGGATGCATATAATAACTGTGGAGGGAGTTGGGAACAGAAAAATTGGCTTGCACCCAATTCAA GAATCTTTAGCTCGCTCTCATGGCTCACAATGTGGATTTTGTACTCCTGGATTTATTATGTCAATGTATGCACTGCTGAGGTCAAGTGAAGTACCACCAACTGAAGAGCAAATTGAAGAATGCCTTGCTGGAAATTTGTGTCGTTGCACTGGTTACAGACCAATTATTGATGCATTTCAAGTTTTTGCCAAAACTGATGATACATTTTACACCAATACATCTTCATCAAGTCTTCAGAGTGGTGAATTTTTATGCCCTTCAACTGGTAAACCCTGTTCGTGTAAATCAAAAAGTTTAAGTGGTGCAGGAACCTGCAAACAAAGTACTGCCAATGGAAATAAGTATGAGCCTGTCTCTTATAGTGAGGTAGATGGGAGCACATATACAGACAAAGAGCTTATTTTTCCTCCCGAGTTGTTGCTGAGGAAATTAACTGCCTTAAATTTGAATGGATTTGGTGGGCTTAAGTGGTTTCGGCCATTAAAAATTCAGCATTTGCTGGAGTTAAAAGCGAAATACCCAGATGCAAAGTTGGTGATGGGTAATACTGAGGTTGGAATAGAGATGAGGTTGAAGAGAATCCAGTATAAGGTTTTGATATCTGTTGCTCACGTACCAGAACTCAACGTCTTGAATGTCAAGGATGATGGTTTAGAGATAGGTGCTGCAGTAAGACTCACGGAACTCCTGCAAATGTTTAGAAAGGTCGTAAATGAGCGTGCTGCCCATGAGACATCATCATGTAAGGCCTttattgaacaaataaaatGGTTCGCCGGGACACAGATAAAAAATGTTGCATGTGTTGGAGGGAACATTTGTACAGCCAGTCCAATATCAGATTTGAACCCTCTCTGGATGGCTGCAGGAgcaaaatttcaaatcattGATTGCAAAGGAAACATTAGAACAATCATGGCTGAGAATTTCTTTCTGGGTTATCGAAAGGTGGATCTTGCAAGTGGTGAAATTTTACTGTCAATATTCTTACCATGGACTAGGCCTCTTGAGTATGTAAAAGAATTTAAGCAGGCTCACCGAAGGGATGATGATATTGCAATTGTGAATGCTGGAATGCGTGTCTTTCTTGAAGAAAAAGGTGAAGATTTAGTTGTTTCAGATGCATTGATTGTTTATGGTGGGGTAGCTCCCTTATCTTTGTCTGCAGTAAAAACCAAAGAATTCATCATTGGGAAGAATTGGGATCAGGAGCTCCTGCAGGGTGCTTTGAAATTCTTAGAAATAGACATTTTTCTCAAGGAAGATGCTCCTGGTGGAATGGTGGAATTCAGAAAATCTTTAACTCTTAGcttcttcttcaaatttttcCTGTGGGTTTCACAACAAATTAGCATGAAAAAATCCACTGGTATACCATTATCTTATCTGTCGGCTGCACAACCATTCCAGCGGCCATCAATCATGGGAAGTCAGGACtatgaaattagaaaacatgGTACATCTGTGGGCTCTCCTGAGATTCATCTCTCGTCAAGACTTCAG GTCACAGGAGAGGCAGAATATGCTGACGACGCACCAATGCCTTCCAATGGTCTGCATGCTGCATTAGTATTAAGCAGAAAACCTCATGCAAAGATTCTTTCTATAGATGATTCAGAAGCCAAGTCTTTACCTAGCGTTGCAGGAATATTTTTAGCCAAAGATGTGCCTGGTGATAATCACATTGGAGCAATAATTCATGATGAAGAGCTATTTGCTACACAGTATGTGACTTGTGTAGGACAg GTTATAGGAGTAGTTGTTGCTGATACACACGAAAATGCAAAACTAGCTGCAGCAAAAGTTGTTGTTGAATATGAAGAGCTCCCAGCAATATTGTCAATACAGGAAGCAGTTGATGCTAAAAGTTTTCATCCCAACTCAGAGAAGTGTTTGAAAAAGGGTGATGTGGATGTTTGTTTTCAATCAGGTCAATGTGACAAGATCATCCATGGGGAAGTTCATGTGGGCGGGCAGGAACATTTTTACTTGGAAACACAGAGCAGTTTGGTTTGGACAATGGATTGTGGCAATGAAGTTCATATGATTTCCTCTACCCAA GCCCCTCAGAAGCACCAGAAGTATGTGGCTCAGGTCCTTGGCCTTCCAATGTCAAAAGTAGTTTGTAAAACCAAACGAATTGGTGGTGGATTTGGTGGAAAGGAGACAAGATCAGCTTTCATTGCTGCTGCCGCTTCTGTCCCATCATATCTATTGAATCGGCCAGTGAAACTCACATTAGACAGAGATGTAGACATGATGATAACTGGACAGCGCCACGCTTTTCTTGGAAAGTACAAG GTTGGCTTTACAAAGGAAGGAAGATTGCTTGCTCTGGATCTTGAAATCTACAATAATGCTGGAAATTCATTAGACCTGTCCCTTTCTGTCCTTGAACGTGCAATGTTCCATTCTGACAATGTGTATGAGATACCAAATATCAGGATACTAGGAAGGGTTTGCTTCACTAATTTTCCCAGTCACACTGCTTTCCGAGGATTTGGAGGTCCTCAAGGTATGCTTATAGCTGAGAATTGGATTCAAAAGATTGCCGTGGAGCTTAACAAAAGCCCAGAAGAGATAAGA GAAATTAACTTTCAAGGTGAAGGATCAATATTACATTACAGCCAACAACTTCAAAACTGTACACTCGGTCAGCTCTGGAATGAATTGAAGTTATCTTCTGACCTTTTGAGGGCTCATGAAGATGTTAGGCAATTTAATCTTCAGAATCGGTGGAAAAAACGTGGTGTTGCAATGGTTCCTACAAAATTCGGCATTTCGTTTACAACAAAGTTCATGAACCAG GCAGGTGCACTTGTTCATGTCTACACAGATGGAACTGTTTTAGTTACACATGGAGGTGTTGAGATGGGCCAAGGTTTACATACAAAAGTTGCTCAAGTTGCTGCTTCTGCTTTCAATATTCCTTTAAGTTCTGTGTTTATATCAGAGACAAGTACTGACAAG GTACCTAATACATCACCAACAGCAGCTTCTGCAAGCTCTGATTTGTATGGAGCAGCAGTTTTGGATGCATGTGAGCAAATAAAGGCACGAATGGAGCCTGTTgctttaaaacataatttcagcTCGTTTGCTGAG CTGGCTGGAGCCTGCTACATGCAGCGAATAGACCTTTCAGCTCATGGATTCTACATTACACCTGACATTGGCTTTGACTGGACAACTGGTAAAGGAAACCCATTTAATTACTTCACCTACGGGGCTGCATTTGCTGAGGTTGAAATTGACACGTTGACGGGAGATTTCCACACAAGGACAGCAAACATTATACTGGATCTTGGTTACTCTATCAATCCAGCCATTGACGTTGGACAG ATTGAAGGAGCATTTGTACAAGGTTTGGGATGGGTGGCCATAGAAGAACTTAAGTGGGGAGATGCAGCACATAAGTGGATCCCCCCTGGCTGTTTGTATACAAGTGGGCCTGGAAGTTATAAGATTCCTTCCATGAATGATGTCCCGTTCAAATTCAGCGTTTCACTTCTCAAG GGTCATCCAAATGTAAAGGCTATCCACTCATCTAAAGCTGTTGGTGAGCCTCCATTTTTCCTGGCTTCAGCTGTCTTTTTTGCCATCAAAGATGCTATTATAGCTGCAAGAGCAGAAGTTGGGCATCATGAGTGGTTTCCTCTAGATAATCCAGCAACACCTGAACGTATCCGGATGGCTTGCTTGGATGAATTTAGCACTCGATTCATAGACTCCGACTTCCGTCCCAAGCTTAGTGTCTGA
- the LOC133679715 gene encoding xanthine dehydrogenase 1-like isoform X2 produces MHYAVNACLAPLYSVEGMHIITVEGVGNRKIGLHPIQESLARSHGSQCGFCTPGFIMSMYALLRSSEVPPTEEQIEECLAGNLCRCTGYRPIIDAFQVFAKTDDTFYTNTSSSSLQSGEFLCPSTGKPCSCKSKSLSGAGTCKQSTANGNKYEPVSYSEVDGSTYTDKELIFPPELLLRKLTALNLNGFGGLKWFRPLKIQHLLELKAKYPDAKLVMGNTEVGIEMRLKRIQYKVLISVAHVPELNVLNVKDDGLEIGAAVRLTELLQMFRKVVNERAAHETSSCKAFIEQIKWFAGTQIKNVACVGGNICTASPISDLNPLWMAAGAKFQIIDCKGNIRTIMAENFFLGYRKVDLASGEILLSIFLPWTRPLEYVKEFKQAHRRDDDIAIVNAGMRVFLEEKGEDLVVSDALIVYGGVAPLSLSAVKTKEFIIGKNWDQELLQGALKFLEIDIFLKEDAPGGMVEFRKSLTLSFFFKFFLWVSQQISMKKSTGIPLSYLSAAQPFQRPSIMGSQDYEIRKHGTSVGSPEIHLSSRLQVTGEAEYADDAPMPSNGLHAALVLSRKPHAKILSIDDSEAKSLPSVAGIFLAKDVPGDNHIGAIIHDEELFATQYVTCVGQVIGVVVADTHENAKLAAAKVVVEYEELPAILSIQEAVDAKSFHPNSEKCLKKGDVDVCFQSGQCDKIIHGEVHVGGQEHFYLETQSSLVWTMDCGNEVHMISSTQAPQKHQKYVAQVLGLPMSKVVCKTKRIGGGFGGKETRSAFIAAAASVPSYLLNRPVKLTLDRDVDMMITGQRHAFLGKYKVGFTKEGRLLALDLEIYNNAGNSLDLSLSVLERAMFHSDNVYEIPNIRILGRVCFTNFPSHTAFRGFGGPQGMLIAENWIQKIAVELNKSPEEIREINFQGEGSILHYSQQLQNCTLGQLWNELKLSSDLLRAHEDVRQFNLQNRWKKRGVAMVPTKFGISFTTKFMNQAGALVHVYTDGTVLVTHGGVEMGQGLHTKVAQVAASAFNIPLSSVFISETSTDKVPNTSPTAASASSDLYGAAVLDACEQIKARMEPVALKHNFSSFAELAGACYMQRIDLSAHGFYITPDIGFDWTTGKGNPFNYFTYGAAFAEVEIDTLTGDFHTRTANIILDLGYSINPAIDVGQIEGAFVQGLGWVAIEELKWGDAAHKWIPPGCLYTSGPGSYKIPSMNDVPFKFSVSLLKGHPNVKAIHSSKAVGEPPFFLASAVFFAIKDAIIAARAEVGHHEWFPLDNPATPERIRMACLDEFSTRFIDSDFRPKLSV; encoded by the exons AT GCATTATGCAGTCAATGCATGCTTGGCTCCTTTGTATTCTGTAGAAGGGATGCATATAATAACTGTGGAGGGAGTTGGGAACAGAAAAATTGGCTTGCACCCAATTCAA GAATCTTTAGCTCGCTCTCATGGCTCACAATGTGGATTTTGTACTCCTGGATTTATTATGTCAATGTATGCACTGCTGAGGTCAAGTGAAGTACCACCAACTGAAGAGCAAATTGAAGAATGCCTTGCTGGAAATTTGTGTCGTTGCACTGGTTACAGACCAATTATTGATGCATTTCAAGTTTTTGCCAAAACTGATGATACATTTTACACCAATACATCTTCATCAAGTCTTCAGAGTGGTGAATTTTTATGCCCTTCAACTGGTAAACCCTGTTCGTGTAAATCAAAAAGTTTAAGTGGTGCAGGAACCTGCAAACAAAGTACTGCCAATGGAAATAAGTATGAGCCTGTCTCTTATAGTGAGGTAGATGGGAGCACATATACAGACAAAGAGCTTATTTTTCCTCCCGAGTTGTTGCTGAGGAAATTAACTGCCTTAAATTTGAATGGATTTGGTGGGCTTAAGTGGTTTCGGCCATTAAAAATTCAGCATTTGCTGGAGTTAAAAGCGAAATACCCAGATGCAAAGTTGGTGATGGGTAATACTGAGGTTGGAATAGAGATGAGGTTGAAGAGAATCCAGTATAAGGTTTTGATATCTGTTGCTCACGTACCAGAACTCAACGTCTTGAATGTCAAGGATGATGGTTTAGAGATAGGTGCTGCAGTAAGACTCACGGAACTCCTGCAAATGTTTAGAAAGGTCGTAAATGAGCGTGCTGCCCATGAGACATCATCATGTAAGGCCTttattgaacaaataaaatGGTTCGCCGGGACACAGATAAAAAATGTTGCATGTGTTGGAGGGAACATTTGTACAGCCAGTCCAATATCAGATTTGAACCCTCTCTGGATGGCTGCAGGAgcaaaatttcaaatcattGATTGCAAAGGAAACATTAGAACAATCATGGCTGAGAATTTCTTTCTGGGTTATCGAAAGGTGGATCTTGCAAGTGGTGAAATTTTACTGTCAATATTCTTACCATGGACTAGGCCTCTTGAGTATGTAAAAGAATTTAAGCAGGCTCACCGAAGGGATGATGATATTGCAATTGTGAATGCTGGAATGCGTGTCTTTCTTGAAGAAAAAGGTGAAGATTTAGTTGTTTCAGATGCATTGATTGTTTATGGTGGGGTAGCTCCCTTATCTTTGTCTGCAGTAAAAACCAAAGAATTCATCATTGGGAAGAATTGGGATCAGGAGCTCCTGCAGGGTGCTTTGAAATTCTTAGAAATAGACATTTTTCTCAAGGAAGATGCTCCTGGTGGAATGGTGGAATTCAGAAAATCTTTAACTCTTAGcttcttcttcaaatttttcCTGTGGGTTTCACAACAAATTAGCATGAAAAAATCCACTGGTATACCATTATCTTATCTGTCGGCTGCACAACCATTCCAGCGGCCATCAATCATGGGAAGTCAGGACtatgaaattagaaaacatgGTACATCTGTGGGCTCTCCTGAGATTCATCTCTCGTCAAGACTTCAG GTCACAGGAGAGGCAGAATATGCTGACGACGCACCAATGCCTTCCAATGGTCTGCATGCTGCATTAGTATTAAGCAGAAAACCTCATGCAAAGATTCTTTCTATAGATGATTCAGAAGCCAAGTCTTTACCTAGCGTTGCAGGAATATTTTTAGCCAAAGATGTGCCTGGTGATAATCACATTGGAGCAATAATTCATGATGAAGAGCTATTTGCTACACAGTATGTGACTTGTGTAGGACAg GTTATAGGAGTAGTTGTTGCTGATACACACGAAAATGCAAAACTAGCTGCAGCAAAAGTTGTTGTTGAATATGAAGAGCTCCCAGCAATATTGTCAATACAGGAAGCAGTTGATGCTAAAAGTTTTCATCCCAACTCAGAGAAGTGTTTGAAAAAGGGTGATGTGGATGTTTGTTTTCAATCAGGTCAATGTGACAAGATCATCCATGGGGAAGTTCATGTGGGCGGGCAGGAACATTTTTACTTGGAAACACAGAGCAGTTTGGTTTGGACAATGGATTGTGGCAATGAAGTTCATATGATTTCCTCTACCCAA GCCCCTCAGAAGCACCAGAAGTATGTGGCTCAGGTCCTTGGCCTTCCAATGTCAAAAGTAGTTTGTAAAACCAAACGAATTGGTGGTGGATTTGGTGGAAAGGAGACAAGATCAGCTTTCATTGCTGCTGCCGCTTCTGTCCCATCATATCTATTGAATCGGCCAGTGAAACTCACATTAGACAGAGATGTAGACATGATGATAACTGGACAGCGCCACGCTTTTCTTGGAAAGTACAAG GTTGGCTTTACAAAGGAAGGAAGATTGCTTGCTCTGGATCTTGAAATCTACAATAATGCTGGAAATTCATTAGACCTGTCCCTTTCTGTCCTTGAACGTGCAATGTTCCATTCTGACAATGTGTATGAGATACCAAATATCAGGATACTAGGAAGGGTTTGCTTCACTAATTTTCCCAGTCACACTGCTTTCCGAGGATTTGGAGGTCCTCAAGGTATGCTTATAGCTGAGAATTGGATTCAAAAGATTGCCGTGGAGCTTAACAAAAGCCCAGAAGAGATAAGA GAAATTAACTTTCAAGGTGAAGGATCAATATTACATTACAGCCAACAACTTCAAAACTGTACACTCGGTCAGCTCTGGAATGAATTGAAGTTATCTTCTGACCTTTTGAGGGCTCATGAAGATGTTAGGCAATTTAATCTTCAGAATCGGTGGAAAAAACGTGGTGTTGCAATGGTTCCTACAAAATTCGGCATTTCGTTTACAACAAAGTTCATGAACCAG GCAGGTGCACTTGTTCATGTCTACACAGATGGAACTGTTTTAGTTACACATGGAGGTGTTGAGATGGGCCAAGGTTTACATACAAAAGTTGCTCAAGTTGCTGCTTCTGCTTTCAATATTCCTTTAAGTTCTGTGTTTATATCAGAGACAAGTACTGACAAG GTACCTAATACATCACCAACAGCAGCTTCTGCAAGCTCTGATTTGTATGGAGCAGCAGTTTTGGATGCATGTGAGCAAATAAAGGCACGAATGGAGCCTGTTgctttaaaacataatttcagcTCGTTTGCTGAG CTGGCTGGAGCCTGCTACATGCAGCGAATAGACCTTTCAGCTCATGGATTCTACATTACACCTGACATTGGCTTTGACTGGACAACTGGTAAAGGAAACCCATTTAATTACTTCACCTACGGGGCTGCATTTGCTGAGGTTGAAATTGACACGTTGACGGGAGATTTCCACACAAGGACAGCAAACATTATACTGGATCTTGGTTACTCTATCAATCCAGCCATTGACGTTGGACAG ATTGAAGGAGCATTTGTACAAGGTTTGGGATGGGTGGCCATAGAAGAACTTAAGTGGGGAGATGCAGCACATAAGTGGATCCCCCCTGGCTGTTTGTATACAAGTGGGCCTGGAAGTTATAAGATTCCTTCCATGAATGATGTCCCGTTCAAATTCAGCGTTTCACTTCTCAAG GGTCATCCAAATGTAAAGGCTATCCACTCATCTAAAGCTGTTGGTGAGCCTCCATTTTTCCTGGCTTCAGCTGTCTTTTTTGCCATCAAAGATGCTATTATAGCTGCAAGAGCAGAAGTTGGGCATCATGAGTGGTTTCCTCTAGATAATCCAGCAACACCTGAACGTATCCGGATGGCTTGCTTGGATGAATTTAGCACTCGATTCATAGACTCCGACTTCCGTCCCAAGCTTAGTGTCTGA
- the LOC133679331 gene encoding vicilin-like seed storage protein At2g28490 → MAVGLYREEKEDWRGDRDETRIDREEEWLLLQDSKRVVKTDAGEMMVLRNYGGRIIDRPMHIGFITMEPRTLFVPQYIDSSLILFIRTGEAKVGLIYKDELAERRLKIGDIYRIPAGSAFYLMNAEEGQRLHIICSIDPSESLGLGFFQSFYIGGGTYPPSILAGFELETLSAAFNVTADEVREIMTRQQEGPIVFIGDSRAPRPSLWTKFLQLKEQDRLQHLKRMVKFQQQPSQGEEQRTWSWRKLLNSIFGQENKKKGEKVGKSPDSYNIYDRRPDFRNNYGWSIALDESDYQPLKYSGIGVYLVNLTAGSMLAPHVNPTATEYGIVLRGSGRIQIVFPNGTQAMDATVKEGDVFWVPRYFPFCQIAARSGPFEFFGFTTSAHENRPQFLVGANSILQTFRSPELAAAFGVSEDRINRVIKAQREAVILPSASAAPPDEEEGVAKFKRVQKVIKSFGNEVIMGFD, encoded by the exons ATGGCAGTGGGGTTATATAGAGAGGAAAAGGAAGACTGGAGAGGAGACAGGGATGAGACACGGATAGATAGGGAAGAAGAGTGGTTGTTGTTGCAAGATTCAAAGCGTGTGGTGAAAACTGATGCTGGAGAAATGATGGTGCTCAGGAATTATGGTGGAAGGATTATAGATAGGCCTATGCATATCGGGTTCATTACGATGGAGCCTCGAACTCTTTTTGTTCCTCAGTATATCGACTCCAGCTTGATCCTCTTCATTCGAACAG GGGAAGCCAAGGTTGGATTGATCTACAAAGATGAGTTAGCAGAAAGACGATTAAAGATCGGGGATATCTATCGAATTCCTGCTGGCTCAGCATTCTACTTGATGAATGCAGAGGAGGGGCAGAGACTTCACATCATTTGCAGCATCGACCCATCTGAGAGTTTGGGATTGGGTTTTTTCCAG TCCTTCTACATTGGTGGGGGAACCTATCCACCATCCATTCTTGCTGGTTTTGAGCTAGAAACCCTTTCAGCTGCCTTCAAT GTGACAGCAGATGAAGTAAGGGAAATCATGACCAGGCAACAAGAGGGTCCGATAGTTTTCATAGGTGATTCTAGGGCACCAAGGCCAAGCTTATGGACAAAATTCCTTCAACTGAAGGAGCAAGATAGACTACAACACCTAAAAAGAATGGTGAAATTCCAACAACAACCCAGTCAAGGAGAGGAGCAAAGGACATGGTCATGGAGGAAACTCTTGAATTCAATATTTGGAcaggaaaataagaaaaaaggtgaaaaagttGGCAAATCCCCTGATTCATACAATATCTATGATAGACGGCCTGACTTTAGAAACAACTATGGATGGAGCATTGCCCTTGACGAGTCTGATTATCAGCCTTTGAAATACTCTGGTATCGGTGTCTATCTGGTCAACCTTACTGCG GGATCAATGTTGGCACCTCATGTGAACCCAACAGCAACAGAGTACGGAATTGTTTTGAGAGGGAGCGGCAGAATACAGATTGTGTTTCCAAATGGAACACAAGCGATGGATGCTACAGTAAAAGAAGGCGATGTTTTCTGGGTTCCAAGATACTTCCCCTTCTGTCAAATTGCAGCTCGGTCAGGTCCTTTCGAGTTCTTTGGATTCACGACTTCAGCTCACGAGAACAGGCCACAGTTCCTGGTTGGGGCAAACTCAATTCTTCAAACCTTCAGAAGCCCTGAGCTTGCGGCTGCTTTTGGTGTGAGTGAGGATAGGATTAATCGTGTCATCAAGGCACAGCGCGAGGCTGTTATATTGCCTTCAGCAAGTGCAGCGCCACCAGATGAGGAGGAGGGGGTGGCCAAGTTCAAGAGGGTGCAGAAGGTGATCAAGAGCTTTGGCAACGAAGTGATTATGGGTTTCGATTAG